The Streptomyces rimosus genomic interval GGCGCACGAGAAGGGCCTCAAGGGCCCCTGCACCATGCTGTACGGGCACATCGAGGAGCCCCGGCACCGCGTCGACCACGTACTGCGCCTGCGCGAGCTCCAGGACGAGACCGGCGGCTTCCAGGTCTTCATCCCGCTGCGCTACCAGCACGACTTCGTGGACATGAAGGACGGCAAGGTCCGCAACCGCCTCCAGGCGCGCACCACGATGGCGACCGGCGCCGAGGCGCTGAAGACCTTCGCCGTCTCCCGGCTGCTGTTCGACAACGTCCCGCACGTGAAGGTCTTCTGGGTCATGCACGGCCTGCAGACCGCGCAGCTCGCGCTCCAGCACGGCGCCGACGACATGGACGGCTCGGTCGTCGAGTACAAGATCACGCACGACGCGGACAACTACGGCACGCCGAACAAGCTCACCCGCGACGACCTGCTGGACCTGATCCGCGACGCGGGCTTCCGGCCGGTCGAGCGCAACACCCGCTACGAGATCATCCAGGAATACCCGGGCCCGGACGCGAACCGCCGCGAGGCCCCGCAGCCGATGCGGGTGTGAACCCGGGCAGAGCGGCAAGGGACCGCGGCATGGATCTCCGCTTCGACCTGGACCCCGCCGTCACCCCCGAACTGGCCGACGGCATCCGTACGCTGTGGGCCGAGGTGTCCAACGCGGGCGGCGCCGTCGGTTACGTACCGCCGGTGACGCCCGAGGACGTACGCGGCGACCTGCTCGCCCACCTGGCGTCGATGTCCGAGGGGCACGCCCGGCTGATCGTGGGCCGCGACGGGCAGGGACGGGTGCGGGCCACCGCGTTCCTGCACCTGAACACCCACCGCATCCACCGGCACTGGCTGTGGGCCTCCACGGTGATGGTCCACCCCGGCCTCCAGGGGCAGGGCGCCGGCCGCGCCCTGCTGACGGCCGTGGAGGAGGCCGCCCGCTCGATGGACGGCGTCGAGGCCGTCCGGCTCACCTGCCGGGGCGGCAACGGCCTGGAGGACTTCTACCGGGCCTGCGGCTACAAGGAAGTCGGCCGGGTGCCGTCGGCGATCAAGGTGGCCGACGACGACTACCGGGACGACGTCACCATGTGGCGGGAGCTGGCGTAGCCGGGCCGGGGCCGATGGCCGTCGTGCCACGCTCCGGTTCGGTGGGGGCCCGAAAGATCACGAATCGGGCTGTGCTTGACTGGATGCAGACCCTTTCGGTTGTCGTCGTGAAGAAGGTCCGCCCGTGAGTAGCCAGAAGTTCGCCACGCTCCGCTACACCGCCCTGCGCCTGGGGATCTTCGTCGTGTGCTTCGCGCTGGTCTGGGTGCTGGCGTACTTCCACGTCATCCCGCTCGGCGTGGGCAGCTCCAACGCGGTGTGGCTGCTGCTGCTCGCGATCGTGATCTCCGCGCCGCTGAGCTTCGTGCTCCTGCGCAAGCAGCGGGACGCGATGTCCGAGCAGATCGTGGCCAAGGTGGACAAGCAGAAGGCCCGTATCGCGGCCAACGCCCGCCAGGAGGACGGCCTCCTGTAGCGCGGGTACGGGTCGCCCCCGTACCCGCGGCGCTGTAACGCGCCTCACAGCCGACGGATGCCCCGTCGTGGAGAAAACCCCTCCACGGCGGGGCATCACGCGTCTCACCGGACGATCCGGGCGTCTTCCGTCTCCCTCTCCCAAAGAATCTCTTTGGGTTCCCCAAAGTTCAAGTGTTAACGTGTTCGCCATGAAGACAGCAGTAGCGCACCACCACACCACGGGCGTCCCGCTCGTGGCGCGCCTGCACGTCGATCTTTGCCGCTGTATGTCCGCGGCCTGTTGCCGCCGCTGATCCCAGCTCGCAGCGGCCGGAGATCCCGTACGGATCGGTTACGGACCTCCTGTCTCCTGGCGCTGTGCGCCGTCTCCTCACCCTTTCGACGCCTGTCTGTCCCCGGAGTGTGTCCGTTGTCCACCACGTCTTCCGAGACCGGGCGGTCCCCCGAGACCGCCAGAACCTTCCCGATACCCAAGGTCCCGTTCTGGGCCCAGATCCTGCTCGGCCTCGTCCTCGGTGTGCTGCTCGGCTGGATCGCCAAGAGCGGTGACATCTCCTGGCTGAAGACCACCCTCGACACCATCGGCCACCTCTTCGTCCAGCTG includes:
- a CDS encoding GNAT family N-acetyltransferase, which codes for MDLRFDLDPAVTPELADGIRTLWAEVSNAGGAVGYVPPVTPEDVRGDLLAHLASMSEGHARLIVGRDGQGRVRATAFLHLNTHRIHRHWLWASTVMVHPGLQGQGAGRALLTAVEEAARSMDGVEAVRLTCRGGNGLEDFYRACGYKEVGRVPSAIKVADDDYRDDVTMWRELA
- a CDS encoding DUF4229 domain-containing protein gives rise to the protein MSSQKFATLRYTALRLGIFVVCFALVWVLAYFHVIPLGVGSSNAVWLLLLAIVISAPLSFVLLRKQRDAMSEQIVAKVDKQKARIAANARQEDGLL